A stretch of DNA from Bacteroidales bacterium:
TACTCTTCTATACTTTTCATTTTTAATATCACCTCATTCTGTTCGTCCAAATTCAATGTAACGTCATTATAAATCTCATTCTTATAAGAGATAAATGAGGTTTCAATAGCGTATTCTCCGGGTTTCAAGCCTTGAAAAGTGAAATGGCCATCAAAATCGGTATAAGTTGATACATCTTTCCCGTTAATCATCAATTTAACCCCTGTAAGGGCCTCACCTGTACTTTCATCTACCACCTGGCCTTTTAAAGAAGTGGTCATAGTAGTATTGTTATCCTTCCTGTCGTCTTCATCGTCGCCCATTGCCATGGTTTGTAAGTTAAAACCAGCCATCAGGGCAGCCATCATAAGAATTGCAACTAGTTTTTTCATTGGTATAACTTTTTTGTATTTGATTCAATAAAATAACAGTTGCAAATCTAGGTAGTTCCCTTCAATGAGGTGTTAAATTGATCTTAACCTTAATTGATATTTGCGTTAAATTTTTGTTAAAATTCCATTAATCATGGAAAAAATATATGCTACTCCACTCAATAAGGTTATTGATGCTCATCCCTGAGCAGGTCATTAACGGTTTTCACGGGGTTAAAAGTGATCTGGGGAACTTCCACGAAAACGGTGTTCCAGTAAGCCATTCCCCCGTTCCATAAGCCAGGAAGCTCTTGTACTTTAAGGGGTTTACCATCCTTGGATTTATGTGTGATGATACCTGCAGAAGGCTCTCTGAATTTTAAAAGATCAAATTTTCTGCCCCTGTAATCCTTTACACCGCAAACAATATCTACGGGATTAAAATGGTTGGAGTCTTCCAGGATGGCTTTTTGGCTCACATCATCCAGGTCAATCTGGGATTTTTCAACAATTTGTAAGGACACACTTCCATCCGGATTTTCTACCCAAAATGGTCCTCCTCCCGGCTCACCCTGATTTTTAACCATCCCGCAAACCCTTAGAGGCCGGTTAAACATTCGGAACAGATAATCGGCCAAAACCTCAGGATTTGAATCATCCAAATCATCCGGGGGATTAAAATGTAAAGTATTTTTCAAAAACTTCAACATCTCCTCAAGCTTCCTGAGGGATAAATTTTGTTTATCTTCCAGCTCTTTCAGGTACTTGAAAATTTTAGCCTGATATTCAACAAGCAATCCGGCAAGGGCCTTTTTATAATCGTAGGTAACCACCTTATATTTATCAGGAACCACATTATCGATATTCTTAATAAAGATCAGATCATCATTGAGCTTATTGAGGTTATTCAGAAGCGCCCCATGTCCGCCGGGCCTAAAAAACAGAGTCCCATCCGGATTTCTGAAAAGTCGGTTACTCATATCCACAGCCACCATGTCGGTCGACT
This window harbors:
- a CDS encoding carboxypeptidase-like regulatory domain-containing protein; this encodes MKKLVAILMMAALMAGFNLQTMAMGDDEDDRKDNNTTMTTSLKGQVVDESTGEALTGVKLMINGKDVSTYTDFDGHFTFQGLKPGEYAIETSFISYKNEIYNDVTLNLDEQNEVILKMKSIEE
- a CDS encoding DUF4301 family protein, producing MEELTNKDIEQIRQKGLAEKDIEKQVENFRAGFPFVPLVRAATPNDGIIRLDQDYIDKFKKGYGESVRKNTIRKFVPASGAASRMFQFLFEYLEDETSNSAEVEEFIGNIEHFAFYEDLKASLARKDISIENAIPRKDYATIIRELLETGGLDCAHLPKGLIKFHRYQDHSRTPVEEHMVEGANYSINADGTVRIHYTVLPEHKEKFESHVISSLPNYEKFLRVKFQTDYSFQDESTDMVAVDMSNRLFRNPDGTLFFRPGGHGALLNNLNKLNDDLIFIKNIDNVVPDKYKVVTYDYKKALAGLLVEYQAKIFKYLKELEDKQNLSLRKLEEMLKFLKNTLHFNPPDDLDDSNPEVLADYLFRMFNRPLRVCGMVKNQGEPGGGPFWVENPDGSVSLQIVEKSQIDLDDVSQKAILEDSNHFNPVDIVCGVKDYRGRKFDLLKFREPSAGIITHKSKDGKPLKVQELPGLWNGGMAYWNTVFVEVPQITFNPVKTVNDLLRDEHQ